CATTGTTCCATAGACTTTTCAGTGGTACATGTATCTAAGAAAATTTACTAGACGGGGAAGATTTAAGTCCAAGAAAACATTAAAGAGAAACAGATACAGAAAAGGGTCTGAATTCTCACCTGGGTTTCTTATCCTTTACAGCTACTTGCGTAAGCAGCTTAATCTGATATTTCCTCAGCTGTAAGACTTATGAACGCTTGTAGAAAATAAGGCATTAGCTATCTCCACTTCCTTAGTAATCTCAATTCTTATGTGCAACAAGCTGTAGGACATCACCAAACTCTTAATCATCAATAATTGGGTATTTTAGATTCCAAATCAGATAGTAGTGGCTACTTGAATTCCAACAAAAATAATTTTGCACCAGTCACATACATGAACATACAGCCCTACAGGTCAGAATTCAATCATAGGCCAATGTCTAGCAGTTCTTAATCCATCCTCTCTAAAAGAAGCTTCTGTGTTATAAACTCGAATGCTCCTTCAGTGTTTAACTTGGAACACTTCCACCACATTAAAGTGATAACTGGTACTGCTTGGACGAATActtcaacaaaaagaaaataaaattttaggcAGTTGGACTACTATCTTTGAAATTCTTGTTTTTCATCTTCATGACAGGAGAAAACTTACAAGTTGCAACATAGAAACAGATATTTAAATTGTATTACCAAAGCATGAGACCTCCACTGAATATGGATCCACAAGTTGTAGGTATTAGATCAATCTCATAAAGAAATCTAATGAAaatgccctgagttatttcctcaTACCACAAAAAAAAATGTAGTATCGTAGTATCATAGACATCAACTAAAACGCAGCAACAAAACACAAGCTTTTGTTAACTTACTTTGAAAAAACTACCACAAAAAAGGTTCTCATCACAGATGTATCAGAATATATTTCTCCAAACCAGTCTTCATTTAAGAATGATGTTCATATTGTTGGCCAAGAGGCAAAACAAAATTAAAATACTGTCTAAtgcttaaaaaataatttcatgcaCTTGGTACTCATTCAAAAGTTCATACATTAGCCGGACCTAGTTAAACCACTTAACACTACTGCAAACTAGATTCTTTTACTATGATTTTTGTAAATGATTCTTCCATCATGTAATGTCTAACTAATCTTGCTTGGATCATGACACATGAAATGCCATGGACCACCTACCCCAAACAATACCTTAAAAGTACTACTTTTTGGGGGTCTATCCTAAGTCATCAGATATCTATATTCATAGACCACTCTCTTAATTCAAGAACATTGTCATCCTTATTTGTTTTCTAATTACAATCTGAAaataataattgctgccaatattAACATATTTATTCTTATATTTCTGAGTAGTACCTTACCAAGCATGCCTCCACCATAGTTTCATGTTCACCTTGCAAGGTCACTGATGAGGttggcccattaaaggaagaataGTGTTCAGATTAGAAGTTAGAACTCATTTCTGGCCCCTTTTTTCCAGTGAACAAAAGCTAGCTGTTGTACATCACAAgagttaaatattaaaaaatgttGCGTGGCATTGAACTCGGAAATCCATCCTGGTTTTAGGATATGTAGATTTCAGAAAAGATACCTGACATTAAACTATATGAATAACAAAGGAGATGAAACATGATTCTTAAAGAAATAAGATTGTTTATGGTTTGACATAAAAACATCTAAACATGTAAGCACCTTGGATTTCTACTTGCTTCTTTTTACCACTTTGCACCACCACAGATAGAAAACTAGAGATAATATGGACTTCTGTTAGATCTGGGTTGTTTTGTGCATTGGAGAACAGATATATTTTCAGAACTAATCCAGAAGTTTGTTAGCTTAGACATGACAAATTTTAAAAACTACTAAATATTGATTTACCACTTACATGAAGCAGAAGTATGGATTTCGTCCTGGTAGTGCAAATTCCTGATACCTCGGATCATATGGTCTTCAAGAATCTAAAATATGGTTTACATACCAAAGCATCTTAAACAAAGAGAAAACCTGTAGTTGATATCAAACTGCTTAATGCTTATTGCATAAGGGCTGTTCTATAAAACTTCAGAATATGTTCCAGAAAGGAAACACCTTAAGTAAGGTTCGGGTGAAGTTTCGGATGATTATGCAATTAACCCATACAGCATAACGAGCTGGTGTATCCCATGAAAGCTAAGATTAGCATAACTATTCAATATAACATCCTAGCAAAAGGTttacatgtacatacatatattagGATAACCAAGCTTTCTGTAGCACAAATTTGCCTCTATAATGAGAAGAATATTCTCTTACACTGATATCATACAGTTGAATCCCTCCCAGATAGGCGCTTGTCATGTCTTTCATCTTCAGAATCAACATTACGTACCACACCATTTGCCTTCTTAGAAATTGCAGAGCCATGCTGTTGTGAGAGGTTCCCATTGCTAGTGACTGACTGCTGATACAGAACTCCCCCCACAAGTGTTAAAAGCAAGCAAATCAAACCAATTTTGCTTGCATGCTTATCCCAGATCAATACATTGATCGCCACCGTGAGAAACTTGTTGGCAACCCCTGTTACCGTAAATGCAGTAGCAGAGATTGTTTTCCTTGCCGCAAATCCAAAGAAACTGATGAGAAATCCGAAAACACAAGACAAAGCTACTGCAACAAAAGTCATGATATTGAACCAAATCCCAGAACTTGATCCATAAGCTGTGAAGACATCTGCATACTCCCCAGTGACAAACCAGAACACCGGTGCCATCATTAAGGACAGAAGATTATTGTAGAACACAAAACCCCATGTGTTCAGTCCTAGGTTTGTCACCATGTGCTTTATGTAAACCATCTCGGTAGTAATAGTCACCAAATAAGCAATCGCCCATGAGTACGCAGTGAGATTGAACGCTGAGTCGGTCAGCACGTAGCAAACTGCGCCCCCGAGAATAACCACAAGCGAAAAGAACGTGAGCCTTGAAGGGCATGGCTGCTTTCTGAAGATGGTATCCGCGATGGCAACCAGAAGAGGCGTCAGGGAGCGAAACACTATGAACGTATCAACGTTAGCGTGGCGTAAGAGATTGGTGTTTGTGAAAATGGCCAGGTAAAAGACGGTAGCGGCGGGCAGAAACTTCTTGGCCGTCTCAAAGACGAAAGGGTCATGATAGAGAAAGCCCAGCTTCCCAAGAACCCAAACGCCAACCGCGGAGGTCAGGTACTGCAATGCCGTCAAGAGGCCAGGGTAATCGAACATTGTGATAGCAAACTTGTTGATAACAGAGAGCAAGCTGGAACAGAGGGCATAGCCAACGACAAGGCTGCTTGTGGCAAAGTATTGCCGCGGTGCATCGAGTTTGAAGCCGTCCATGACTGTGCGGTCCGCTGCTGCAAGAATCAACAGCAATTTCATTTCAGGTTACTAGATGCCATTTAACAGTCCACCACAAATAACAGTTCTCAAAAGTCGGATCCAAAATAAAGAACAGCATCTTATAGATCAAGAACAGAAACTTCGAAGGGATTAGCATCCCATACCTCGGACTCGACAATAAAAAGAGGTTTGGTTCCAGGGGCAAGACGGAACGACTCCAGGCGACTAGATTTGGCGGGATTGCCGGCCAAGAATTGCAAGAACAGGAAGAAAGGCTCGATCCCAAAACCACGACGTAGATGAGCCCGATCCGAGAGAAAGCAAATCGAAAACCTAGAcgagatggagaagaagaagaaagcacggtCTCCTTAGAAAATGTAAAGATTGACTATTGGAGGGAACCTTTAAGATAGATTAgtagatgaaagaaaaataaaaaaaaaataaatatctactttaaatcatgatatttggattaataaaaaaaaaatcaaaacaaaaatatAAGGATGATTGCCTTCGGCATGGTTTAATATCATCCTCTCTTTTCTCATTATCCACATTATCGTCTCTAATTGAGGACACTAAATGATTTTATAGGAGAGCTTTACTATCTCTCCCAAAAAAAAGTCTGTTCCATAAATAATCACAttctatattttaatttatatattttttaaacctaAACCAAATTCAAAATCACACAAATCATGATTATTAATTCTAACCAAATCAATTTTAATTCCTACTATGGAGTTACTAAATATTTGAGTTGAACATGCTAAGTGGAGGCGTAGAGGTATTCATGTGTTTACATATGATGAGAGTAGCATATTCTTCCCTATTCATAACCTAATGAGTTTCTCCTCACTCGCAATGTTAGAATATTTTTCAAGGGATATGTATATAATTCTAGTTTTGGAAGGGGGTAAATAATGAATTTGTAGGCAAATGGGTTAAAtgcaaatatattttattatcgagggttaattataaattattcttaTAGTTAATTATGTTTAGCATCTTCATTCtatactttaaaaaaatatttccttATACGATCCAAACGAAAAATACTACATGTATTGTCATATGTAGAAAATAACGTTAAAAATAGGATAAAAGTATAATTTTATAATCACTATTCTCACCTTCGTTTTCGTTATCTTTCTCCGACTTTGCTATCCTCCGAGATGGCTAATCGAGAGAAAAAATCTTTGATTAGATCTCTAAAGCTTGTTCATTAGAATGAGCTCGTTGAGGGTGGTCGTCATTTTGCATATGCTGCTTGCAAGGCACCCATGGATCTTGTTATTAGCAATGATGATGATAAATGCTTTGAAGTTACAAAGGTTATTGGGTATCTAAGAGCTAAAATAGTTGACATTCAAGAATATAACGTTGAGCTCCTTCTTAAAGAGTATTAATGATAGTACTCCCTCGAAATCATTGAACCGAAGGTTAAGATACTTATGCGATGACAGGCGAAAGGCAATGTCCGAGAATGGGTCGACGAAGTGGCTATTGCTAGTAGAAGCGATTAGAGTTGATGTGGAGGAGGGTTGCATCGATCAAGAGGTTGAGCTCCATTGGGAGGTACCGATGATATCGATGTCATTAAGGTCAACACTAATGACGACGTTGACCAAGGGGTCGTTAAAAGCCATGGTGCAAAAGACACCATGCTAGCTGCACACGTTGAGGTAACCTAGTTGCCGAAAAAGTTACAGGGGTCGGAATACATTGCCTTCTTCCATGCCCTCAAGCAGCAACGTGGGCACGACAAAAGTGGGGATTAGCGATGGCAACACCGATCTCGACATTGAACTCAAAGTCGTCGGGGAGGCCTCCCTTCCCTTAGAGGGTCAGGAGCTGACTATCACGGACAGAACTATAAACAGGGTATTTAATATAATGCTCATATATATTCGTATtttttggtttgttt
This DNA window, taken from Musa acuminata AAA Group cultivar baxijiao chromosome BXJ3-7, Cavendish_Baxijiao_AAA, whole genome shotgun sequence, encodes the following:
- the LOC135642246 gene encoding GDP-fucose transporter 1-like, yielding MDGFKLDAPRQYFATSSLVVGYALCSSLLSVINKFAITMFDYPGLLTALQYLTSAVGVWVLGKLGFLYHDPFVFETAKKFLPAATVFYLAIFTNTNLLRHANVDTFIVFRSLTPLLVAIADTIFRKQPCPSRLTFFSLVVILGGAVCYVLTDSAFNLTAYSWAIAYLVTITTEMVYIKHMVTNLGLNTWGFVFYNNLLSLMMAPVFWFVTGEYADVFTAYGSSSGIWFNIMTFVAVALSCVFGFLISFFGFAARKTISATAFTVTGVANKFLTVAINVLIWDKHASKIGLICLLLTLVGGVLYQQSVTSNGNLSQQHGSAISKKANGVVRNVDSEDERHDKRLSGRDSTV